A window of the Lolium perenne isolate Kyuss_39 chromosome 7, Kyuss_2.0, whole genome shotgun sequence genome harbors these coding sequences:
- the LOC127315104 gene encoding MADS-box transcription factor 29-like, which produces MEKDLVAGAYLDTGARSRATAPAAMAMPDGCVSVEGARRQRQDGDAAVANHMTAAGGGVRAATTALVVAEAAHASCRGAAACAACSGAVVIAVGQRWWSTATRAAGAAASGLEAMFTEIAEPRRERDRLEASPRRQTGEDLQSGATREELDNLDQQLELTLGRVREMKDVLLSQQLDESHLKVHILKDQNIFLLHKVTEDGQQHGVAVEAADGSTTPTLLFGGFFPEVEEQLSTSLQLWPQQQLPDAQGFGLQPNLRLWL; this is translated from the exons ATGGAGAAGGACCTCGTGGCCGGAGCGTATCTGGACACGGGGGCGAGATCAAGGGCTACTGCTCCcgcagccatggccatgccagatGGGTGTGTGTCGGTAGAGGGTGCGCGGCGACAGCGGCAAGACGGGGATGCTGCAGTAGCCAACCATATGACGGCGGCGGGTGGAGGCGTGCGCGCGGCGACTACAGCTCTGGTGGTCGCGGAGGCGGCGCATGCGAGCTGCAGAGGGGCGGCGGCGTGCGCGGCCTGCAGTGGCGCGGTGGTGATCGCAGTGGGGCAGCGGTGGTGGAGCACGGCAACACGAGCTGCGGGTGCGGCGGCATCGGGCTTGGAG GCGATGTTCACGGAGATCGCAGAGCCGAGGCGTGAGCGTGACCGTCTCGAGGCCAGCCCGAGGAGGCAGACTGGAGAAGACCTGCAATCCGGGGCTACCAGGGAGGAGCTTGATAATCTGGATCAGCAGCTCGAGTTGACACTGGGCAGAGTCCGGGAAATGAAG GATGTACTACTGAGCCAGCAGCTGGACGAATCACACCTCAAG GTGCACATCTTGAAGGACCAGAACATCTTCCTTCTCCACAAG GTGACCGAGGACGGGCAGCAGCATGGTGTCGCCGTGGAGGCCGCAGACGGCAGCACTACGCCGACGCTACTGTTCGGGGGCTTCTTCCCGGAGGTGGAGGAGCAGTTGTCGACGTCGCTTCAGCTGTGGCCGCAGCAGCAGCTTCCCGACGCGCAAGGATTTGGACTGCAGCCCAACCTACGTTTGTGGTTGTAG
- the LOC139834004 gene encoding mitochondrial import inner membrane translocase subunit TIM17-1-like has translation METSRARKPLVEQFRLDVADGFLMGGVLGSAIHLVNGGIQAVYENVPRFSCYTAVVFGVYEAIHYAMVSARGKEKPVLNCAVAMAVANGIAALPNGILHACNSALIGGAMGGVLTAVHSLVENRLRNRSQQAGDPALPVSTACPTPPV, from the coding sequence ATGGAAACGTCGAGAGCGCGAAAGCCGTTGGTGGAGCAATTCCGGCTGGACGTGGCCGACGGGTTCCTGATGGGCGGCGTGCTCGGCTCCGCCATCCACCTCGTCAATGGCGGCATCCAGGCCGTGTACGAGAACGTGCCCCGCTTCAGCTGCTATACGGCGGTTGTTTTCGGCGTCTACGAGGCCATCCATTACGCCATGGTCTCCGCGCGCGGGAAGGAGAAGCCGGTGCTCAACTGTGCCGTCGCGATGGCCGTCGCGAACGGTATAGCCGCCTTGCCCAACGGGATCCTCCACGCCTGCAACTCCGCTCTCATTGGTGGCGCCATGGGTGGAGTTCTCACAGCCGTCCATAGTCTAGTCGAAAATCGACTCCGGAATCGCTCCCAGCAGGCGGGTGATCCCGCTCTTCCCGTGTCAACTGCTTGCCCAACACCACCTGTATAG